One genomic region from Bacillus aquiflavi encodes:
- a CDS encoding glycine-rich domain-containing protein has protein sequence MGTFIFIALFLIAVTLFAVKKRKKLPQKPKLHRIDIPEHLGIRDKSLVSIVERLESSLSDEYIKKVQTRVLDHHPDWTEADFDWRLFELKRYFIMNSILQTVPMFSHEVDKIWHEMLLFTKEYENFSNAFLGSYLHHTPNLNVQPIPDERAFFDWVYVQLFETTKNSHLLWGRFFREPLNQTLLTEFKNRTEAEILDKYFSRNEDGNTIGIYIIRKLKQQIEDSKKIRKTGNKKPFNRTASDGDFVELIIPMVFLSLYYSDTYENEMNELIPIDLSQESSSNSGSGFFGDSSDASGSSDSSCSSCSSCGGGCS, from the coding sequence ATGGGAACTTTTATTTTTATTGCGTTATTTTTGATTGCTGTTACTTTATTCGCTGTAAAGAAACGTAAGAAATTGCCTCAAAAACCCAAATTACATCGCATTGATATCCCAGAACATTTAGGTATTCGTGACAAGTCATTAGTAAGTATCGTTGAAAGACTTGAATCGTCTTTATCAGACGAATATATAAAAAAAGTTCAAACTCGTGTTCTGGACCATCATCCAGACTGGACTGAAGCTGATTTTGATTGGCGGTTGTTTGAACTAAAACGATATTTTATTATGAATAGTATTTTACAAACTGTGCCAATGTTTAGTCATGAAGTGGATAAAATTTGGCATGAAATGCTTTTATTTACAAAAGAATACGAAAATTTTTCAAACGCTTTTCTTGGAAGTTACTTACACCATACACCTAATTTAAATGTTCAGCCGATTCCCGATGAAAGAGCATTTTTCGATTGGGTCTATGTACAATTATTTGAAACGACAAAAAACAGTCACCTATTGTGGGGGAGGTTTTTTCGCGAGCCGCTAAATCAAACGCTGTTAACTGAATTCAAAAATCGTACAGAAGCTGAAATACTCGATAAATATTTTAGTCGCAATGAAGATGGGAATACAATTGGTATTTATATAATTAGAAAATTGAAGCAACAAATTGAAGATAGTAAAAAAATAAGAAAGACGGGAAATAAAAAACCATTTAATCGTACTGCATCGGACGGTGATTTCGTCGAGTTAATAATACCAATGGTTTTTTTATCGCTATATTATTCCGATACATATGAAAATGAAATGAACGAGCTCATCCCAATTGATTTGTCTCAAGAAAGCAGTTCTAATTCTGGAAGCGGTTTTTTTGGAGATTCAAGCGATGCGAGCGGCTCAAGCGATTCAAGTTGTTCAAGCTGCTCGAGCTGTGGAGGAGGCTGCAGTTAA
- a CDS encoding YkuS family protein encodes MEKIGVEESLTNVQQALREKGYDVIEIRQESDAKGCSLCVLTGIDSNVMGIQNKIIEGPVIEANGLSAEEVVQQVESKLH; translated from the coding sequence ATGGAGAAAATTGGGGTTGAGGAATCTTTAACAAATGTTCAACAAGCACTTCGTGAAAAAGGATATGATGTTATCGAGATCCGACAAGAATCTGATGCAAAAGGGTGTTCACTTTGTGTTCTAACAGGGATTGATTCAAATGTAATGGGGATTCAAAATAAAATAATTGAAGGGCCAGTAATCGAAGCAAACGGACTTTCAGCAGAAGAAGTAGTACAGCAAGTAGAAAGTAAACTACATTAA
- a CDS encoding YuzL family protein has translation MGKRKKDPSKGKLSSPEVEGQGTTNIETDGVSASSSRKKKKR, from the coding sequence ATGGGAAAACGGAAAAAAGATCCTTCCAAAGGAAAGCTGTCTTCTCCAGAAGTTGAAGGGCAAGGAACAACAAATATAGAAACTGATGGCGTAAGTGCATCATCATCACGAAAGAAAAAGAAGCGATGA